GGTGATATAGTAGAAACCGGCAGCCACGAAAGCCTGATCGAAGAAAAAGGCTTGTATTATGCTATGTGGAGACAACAAATAGGCGAAAGGAAAAAGATTGGTACGCCTGTAGCTTAAATAGTTCTCAGTTCACTGTTCTCAGTTCTCTGTTCCTGGTTTTTAGTTGGATTTCAACTGCGAACAGAGAACTGAGAACTGAGAACTTACCCTTCAAAAAACGTCTTCAACTAATTTTGTACCTTCGCGGCTCATCAACCGAGAGCATCATGCCTGCATCTAAACCCAATTACCTATGGAGTATGTTAACCATGAAATGCCCGCGCTGTCGCAGAGGCCCCATGTTTAATAGTAATAATGCGTGGAATTTGAAAAAGGTGTTCGACATGCCCACTCATTGTCCCGAATGCGGTCAGAAGTATGAAATGGAAGTAGGGTTTTGGTACGGCACCGCCTATGTGAGTTATGCCTTATCAGTGGCCCTGTCGGTAACCACTTTTGTTGCCTGGTGGGTGCTTATAGGCATGAGCACAAGCGACAACCGCTTTTTCTGGTGGCTCGGCATCAATATTTTCTTACTGATCTTCCTGCAACCCTGGCTCATGCGCCTCAGCCGCGTCATCTATCTATATTTCTTCGTTCGCTACGATCCCAACTATAAAAGCACCAAGGGAAAGACGTTTGATTACGAAACGGGATCGTATTATGATCATGAGGAAGGGCAGTAGGAAAACAGCCGCAAGCAAATACAGGGCTGAAAGCTGAAAGGCTAAAGCAAAAGGCAGTGGGAGAATCGGCAGTCCTAAGTCGAGCAAATCGGCATCGTGAATAGGCAATCAGCGACACGGCCAGGAAACTTATGAAACGGAACTACTTTCATATAACGCCCCCCTTTATCAACGCTGTCAACTCTATCAACGTTATCAACTTGCTCATCCAGGTCAACTGATCAACTGGTCAACCCTGTCAACGCTATCAACTTTATCAACCTTCTACTTAATTCACCCCATTAACAAGTTAACGTATAAACATGTTAACCTGTCAACGTGTCAACCAATAAACAAAATAAATGAAAAGCCTGTTCCTATTAACACTGGCATGCACCAGCATCTCCCTGGCCTACACCCAGTCCTTACAAACAAAAAAACAGTACGACTGGAGCGACCGGAACAACAATCCCATTTACCGCAGCGACTCTATCACCAAAAAAGGATTTACTTTAATTTTTTTAGTGCAGGACTCCGCCTTCAACCCCGTTACCCAGCAAAAATTAACCGAAGCCTTTTTTACGGTTTATCCGCAGGAAGTAAAACGCTTCAATAAAGATGCTTTAAAGAAAATTGTCTTCATCATCGACCCTTCCTACGATGGGGTGGCGGCCGCCAACAACGGCATTATTCGTTGCAACCCCGGCTGGATGAAAGCCCATCCCGAAGACATCGACGTAATTACCCACGAAGCCATGCACATTGTGCAGGACTACCATACCGGCAATACTCCCGGCTGGTTAACAGAAGGTATAGCCGATTATGTGCGCTACAAATACGGCGTAAACAATGAAAAAGGCGGTTGGAGCCTCCCCGCGGTAAAACCCGGGCACCATTATACCAACGCTTACCGCGTTACCGCCCGCTTTCTGGCCTGGGTAGAAGATAATTACGACAAAAAGATCGTGGACGAATTAAACACCGCCGCCTATAAGGGTACCTACGAAGCCGGGTTATGGGCGCAATACACCGGCAAAACGGTTGACCAGCTTTGGGATTTATATGTAAAAGCACAGGAAACGATGCGCTAGGTGCGTTTTAGCAGAACATTAGCCCCTAGTTTTGTAGCTGCTAAGTTTTTTAAATACAGAAAAATTCGCACATGAAGAAACGCTTCCTGTTGTTATGGATGTTGCCCTTATCCTTATTTGCCCAACAAAAAAATGTAGTTCAGTATGTAAACCCGCTTATTGGCACCCAGCGTATGGGACATACTTTTCCCGGCGCTGCCGTTCCCTTCGGCATGGTGCAACTGAGCCCCGATACCGATACCCTTCCCTATGAAATGAACGGGAAGTACAATCCTGATGTATATAAATATTGCGCAGGTTACCAGTACGACGATAAAACCATTGTAGGCTTCAGCCATACCCATTTTAGCGGTACCGGCCATAGCGACCTGGGCGATTTTTTGGTTATGCCAACGGCAGGCGCCCTTCAATTGAACCCTGGTGTGGCCACCGATACCAAAACCGGTTTTCGTTCGGCATTTTCCCATGCCAATGAAAAAGCAGAAGCGGGTTATTACAAAGTAAAGCTCGATGATGACAACATCACCGCCGAGCTCACCGCCACTACCCGTACTGGTTTTCATCAGTACACCTTCCCCAAAACAAACGATGCGCACATCATCCTGGACCTGATGCATGGCATTTACAATTACGAGGATAAAAACGTGTGGACCTTTGTACGGGTGGAGAACGATACACTGGTTACCGGCTATCGCCAAACAGCTGGCTGGGCCCGTACCCGCACCGTTTATTTTGCCATGACCTTTTCAAAGCCATTTAAAGAATATGGCTGTAAGGATTTTGGCAAAAAGCAGGTGTACCGCGGCTTCTGGGGCAAGTTTAACCAAACCAAAAACTTCCCCGACCTGGCAGGCAGACAATTGCGTATGTTCTTCAACTTTAATACCGAAGAAGGCGAGAAAATAAAAATGAAGATGGCGCTTTCATCGGTAAGCACCGAAGGCGCCTTATTGAACCTGAGAACAGAAGCCCCCAACTGGGATTTTGAACAAACAAAAGCCGCTGCACAGGCCGCCTGGAACAATGAACTGGCAAAGATCAGCATCGAGGCATCAGAAGCAGAGAAACAAAACTTCTATACCGCTTTATACCATGCCTTCCTGGGCCCCACGGTATATATGGATGTTGACCGTAAATACAAAGGCCTCGACCAGAACATACACACCGCTGCCAACTTTACCAACTATACAACCTTTTCGTTATGGGATACCTACCGGGCCCTGCACCCCTTCTTCAACATCATACAACCTGCCCGCAATGGCGATATGGTAAATAGCATGCTGGCGCATTACGATCAAAGCGTGCTGAAGATGCTGCCCATCTGGAGCCATTACAACAACGACAACTGGTGCATGAGTGGTTATCACAGCGTTTCGGTAATTGCCGATGCCATTATAAAGGGTAATACTTCGTTCGATGCAGTGCATGCACTGGATGCCTGTGTAACTACCGCCAGCCACTCCAACTATGAAGGCATTGGCAGTTATGTGGAGAAAGGATTCATCCCTGCTGAAAAGCTGGGTACTTCCGCTTCAACTACTTTGGAGTATGCCTATGACGACTGGAGCATAGCCCAGGCAGCAAAGAAACTGGGCCGCACAGATATTTATGAAGCATTCAGCAAACGCGCAGGTAATTATAAGAACATCTTTGATCCATCGGTTGGTTTTATGCGCGCCCGCAATGAAGATGGCAGTTTTAAAAATAATTTCGACGCCCTGAGTACCAATGGCCAGGGTTTTATTGAAGGCAATACCTGGAACTACAGCTTTTTTGTTCCCCAGGACCCTGAAGGATTAATAAACCTGATGGGTGGCAAAAAGAAATTCAGCGCCCGCCTCGATAGCCTGTTCACCATGTACCTGCCCGATAAATATTTTGCCGAAACGGAAGACATCACCCGTGATGGCATCATTGGCACTTACATTCATGGTAATGAACCCGCTCACCATGTGGCCTACCTGTACAATTTCGCCGGTCAACCCTGGAAAACACAGGAACGGATAAGAATGATCCTGAAACACCAGTATAAACCAGCGCCTGATGGGTTAGGTGGTAATGATGATTGCGGACAAATGAGTGCCTGGTATCTTTTCTCTACGCTTGGTTTTTACCCGGTAGCACCTGGCGCCACGGTGTATCAGTTAGGCAGCCCGGCCATCAACAAAGCCGTATTACAACTCGAAAACAAGAACAGCTTTACCGTAGAGGCCATCAACCAAAGCGATAAAAATGTATATGTACAAAAGGTGCTGCTGAATGGTAAACAACTGGAGCAACCCACTATCACGCATGAAGACATTATGAAAGGCGGCACACTTACGTTCTACATGACCGACAAACCGAAGAAGCAATAACAGTTATAAGCTATAATATCGAAAGCCCCGGCAGTAACTCCGGGGCTTTATTATATGATCAAGGGTTAGTAAGTAATGTAATTAAACGTTAATTTACGGCATTTATTTTATATACGCAATAGTTGACTGGTTGAAATGTTAACAAGTTAA
The Niastella koreensis GR20-10 genome window above contains:
- a CDS encoding GH92 family glycosyl hydrolase, translating into MKKRFLLLWMLPLSLFAQQKNVVQYVNPLIGTQRMGHTFPGAAVPFGMVQLSPDTDTLPYEMNGKYNPDVYKYCAGYQYDDKTIVGFSHTHFSGTGHSDLGDFLVMPTAGALQLNPGVATDTKTGFRSAFSHANEKAEAGYYKVKLDDDNITAELTATTRTGFHQYTFPKTNDAHIILDLMHGIYNYEDKNVWTFVRVENDTLVTGYRQTAGWARTRTVYFAMTFSKPFKEYGCKDFGKKQVYRGFWGKFNQTKNFPDLAGRQLRMFFNFNTEEGEKIKMKMALSSVSTEGALLNLRTEAPNWDFEQTKAAAQAAWNNELAKISIEASEAEKQNFYTALYHAFLGPTVYMDVDRKYKGLDQNIHTAANFTNYTTFSLWDTYRALHPFFNIIQPARNGDMVNSMLAHYDQSVLKMLPIWSHYNNDNWCMSGYHSVSVIADAIIKGNTSFDAVHALDACVTTASHSNYEGIGSYVEKGFIPAEKLGTSASTTLEYAYDDWSIAQAAKKLGRTDIYEAFSKRAGNYKNIFDPSVGFMRARNEDGSFKNNFDALSTNGQGFIEGNTWNYSFFVPQDPEGLINLMGGKKKFSARLDSLFTMYLPDKYFAETEDITRDGIIGTYIHGNEPAHHVAYLYNFAGQPWKTQERIRMILKHQYKPAPDGLGGNDDCGQMSAWYLFSTLGFYPVAPGATVYQLGSPAINKAVLQLENKNSFTVEAINQSDKNVYVQKVLLNGKQLEQPTITHEDIMKGGTLTFYMTDKPKKQ
- a CDS encoding DUF983 domain-containing protein, whose amino-acid sequence is MPASKPNYLWSMLTMKCPRCRRGPMFNSNNAWNLKKVFDMPTHCPECGQKYEMEVGFWYGTAYVSYALSVALSVTTFVAWWVLIGMSTSDNRFFWWLGINIFLLIFLQPWLMRLSRVIYLYFFVRYDPNYKSTKGKTFDYETGSYYDHEEGQ
- a CDS encoding basic secretory protein-like protein, which codes for MKSLFLLTLACTSISLAYTQSLQTKKQYDWSDRNNNPIYRSDSITKKGFTLIFLVQDSAFNPVTQQKLTEAFFTVYPQEVKRFNKDALKKIVFIIDPSYDGVAAANNGIIRCNPGWMKAHPEDIDVITHEAMHIVQDYHTGNTPGWLTEGIADYVRYKYGVNNEKGGWSLPAVKPGHHYTNAYRVTARFLAWVEDNYDKKIVDELNTAAYKGTYEAGLWAQYTGKTVDQLWDLYVKAQETMR